Proteins encoded within one genomic window of Polypterus senegalus isolate Bchr_013 chromosome 6, ASM1683550v1, whole genome shotgun sequence:
- the LOC120531591 gene encoding uncharacterized protein LOC120531591 — translation MAKRSTSRPSSKRAHRGSARKSAKGSRKKKTTTEKANDAPERPTSSLIYNPQVALEELLEKYNKISDDEEIDGIVTEVSNYESRRVKKQPVIARMGLSRSISRFGLPMDLKDLEDFSPQEYLRRCCYVCKRRQNYYKKSFDKFDKDRDGLLSFKEMERALSDVYTSDISPEKVQQLTELILANDSTVFDCALFSATCALSERLFYTCYVTEDTEDEENKQKHKVEEADFCSLLSKIKSYNITAEMKRLLSLL, via the exons ATGGCAAAAAGATCAACAAGTCGGCCAAGTAGTAAAAG GGCTCATAGAGGCAGTGCCCGAAAATCTGCAAAAGgaagcagaaaaaagaaaacaacaacagaaaaagcAAATGATGCTCCAGAGAGACCAACCAGTTCTCTGATTTATAATCCACAG GTGGCACTAGAGGAATTGTTggaaaagtacaataaaatttCAGATGATGAAGAAATTGATGGAATTGTAACAGAAGTGTCTAATTACGAATCTAGA agGGTGAAAAAGCAGCCAGTCATTGCACGGATGGGCCTTTCTAGAAGCATCAGTCGATTTGGATTACCAATGGATTTAAAGGACCTGGAAG ACTTTTCTCCCCAAGAATACTTAAGAAGATGTTGTTATGTATGCAAAAGGCGCCAAAACTACTACAAGAAGTCCTTTGATAAATTTGACAAGGACAGGGATGGTTTGCTCTCGTTTAAG gAGATGGAACGTGCGCTCAGTGACGTCTACACCAGTGACATCTCGCCAGAAAAGGTTCAGCAGCTCACAGAGCTTATCCTTGCCAATGATTCCACAGTGTTCGACTGTGCTCTGTTCTCTGCCACGTGTGCACTTTCAGAGCGCCTTTTCTACACCTGCTATGT AACTGAAGACACAGAGGATGAGGAAAACAAGCAGAAGCATAAAGTGGAAGAAGCCGATTTTTGCTCCCTTTTATCAAAGATCAAGAGCTATAACATCACAGCTGAAATGAAGAGGCTCCTGAGCCTCCTGTAG